In one window of Deinococcus radiotolerans DNA:
- the rplP gene encoding 50S ribosomal protein L16, producing MLLPKRTKFRKQHRGRMTGDAKGGDYVAFGDFGLIALEPAWIKSNQIEACRIVMSRHFRRGGKIYIRIFPDKPVTKKPAETRMGKGKGAVEYWVSVVKPGRVMFEVSGVTEEQAKEAFRLAGHKLPIQTKMVKREVYDEAQ from the coding sequence ATGCTTCTTCCCAAGCGCACCAAGTTCCGTAAACAGCACCGCGGCCGGATGACCGGTGACGCCAAGGGCGGCGACTACGTCGCGTTCGGCGACTTCGGCCTCATCGCGCTGGAGCCCGCCTGGATCAAGAGCAACCAGATCGAAGCGTGCCGTATCGTCATGAGCCGCCACTTCCGCCGCGGCGGTAAGATCTACATCCGCATCTTCCCCGACAAACCCGTCACCAAGAAGCCCGCCGAAACCCGAATGGGTAAAGGTAAAGGCGCCGTTGAGTACTGGGTCAGCGTCGTCAAGCCCGGCCGCGTGATGTTCGAAGTGTCCGGCGTGACCGAAGAGCAGGCCAAAGAAGCCTTCCGCCTGGCCGGTCACAAGCTGCCCATCCAGACCAAGATGGTGAAGCGCGAGGTCTACGATGAAGCTCAGTGA
- the rpmC gene encoding 50S ribosomal protein L29 gives MKLSDMRNLQPADFAKEIDSRKKELMELRFQAAVGNLAQPHRVKQLRREVAQLNTVQAELSKGEQA, from the coding sequence ATGAAGCTCAGTGATATGCGTAACCTGCAGCCTGCCGATTTCGCCAAGGAAATCGACAGCCGCAAGAAGGAACTGATGGAGCTGCGCTTCCAGGCGGCCGTGGGCAACCTCGCCCAGCCCCACCGCGTCAAGCAGCTCCGCCGTGAAGTGGCCCAGCTCAACACCGTCCAGGCCGAGCTGAGCAAAGGGGAGCAGGCATGA
- the rplN gene encoding 50S ribosomal protein L14 translates to MIMPQSRLDVADNSGAREIMCIRVLNSGIGGKGLTTGGGGNKRYAHVGDIIVASVKDAAPRGTVKAGDVVKAVVVRTSHAIKRADGSTIRFDKNAAVIINNQGEPRGTRVFGPVARELRDRRFMKIVSLAPEVL, encoded by the coding sequence ATGATCATGCCCCAGTCCCGCCTCGACGTGGCGGACAACAGCGGCGCGCGCGAGATCATGTGCATCCGCGTGCTGAACAGCGGCATCGGCGGCAAGGGTCTCACCACCGGCGGCGGCGGCAACAAGCGCTACGCCCACGTGGGTGACATCATCGTCGCCAGCGTCAAGGACGCCGCGCCCCGCGGCACCGTCAAGGCCGGTGACGTCGTGAAGGCCGTGGTCGTGCGTACGTCCCACGCCATCAAGCGTGCCGACGGCAGCACCATCCGCTTCGACAAGAACGCCGCCGTCATCATCAACAACCAGGGCGAGCCCCGCGGCACCCGCGTCTTCGGGCCGGTCGCCCGTGAACTCCGCGACCGCCGCTTCATGAAGATCGTGTCCCTGGCCCCGGAGGTGCTGTAA
- the rpsQ gene encoding 30S ribosomal protein S17: protein MKKTFTGVVVSDKADKTVSVKVERKFAHPLYGKVVTRSHKYAAHDENNEYKIGDRVEIIAVRPISKTKTWKVTKLVERPRGIETTAVETEGGKA, encoded by the coding sequence ATGAAGAAGACCTTTACCGGCGTCGTCGTCAGCGACAAGGCCGACAAGACCGTCAGCGTGAAGGTCGAGCGCAAGTTCGCTCACCCCCTGTACGGCAAGGTCGTGACCCGCAGCCACAAGTACGCTGCGCACGACGAGAACAACGAGTACAAGATCGGTGACCGCGTCGAGATCATCGCCGTGCGTCCCATCAGCAAGACCAAGACCTGGAAGGTCACCAAACTGGTCGAGCGTCCCCGCGGCATCGAAACCACCGCCGTGGAAACCGAGGGGGGTAAAGCATGA
- the rpsC gene encoding 30S ribosomal protein S3, translating into MGNKINPNGFRLGITRTWNSRWYAGKKQYAGLLKEDEKIRKLVQRKLNAAGIARIEIERAGQQVNVIISAAKPGIVIGKGGESIKELRQDIERLVSAGTVAVNVAEIPNPNISAPLVALRIAEQIERRFAFRRAMKQAAQRVMESGARGVKIILSGRLGGAEQARTEMVREGRVPLHTLRADIDYGTARAETTYGSLGIKVMVFTGEVIGGKTETYARPQRRNDERRREDGDRPNRRRPAARRRPGGE; encoded by the coding sequence ATGGGTAACAAGATCAACCCGAACGGCTTCCGCCTGGGCATCACCCGTACGTGGAACAGCCGCTGGTACGCCGGCAAGAAGCAGTACGCCGGCCTGCTGAAAGAAGACGAGAAGATCCGCAAGCTCGTTCAGCGCAAACTGAACGCCGCCGGCATCGCGCGCATCGAGATCGAGCGCGCCGGCCAGCAGGTCAACGTGATCATCAGCGCCGCGAAACCCGGCATCGTGATCGGCAAGGGCGGCGAGTCCATCAAGGAACTCCGCCAGGACATCGAGCGCCTCGTGTCCGCCGGTACCGTCGCCGTGAACGTCGCCGAGATCCCCAACCCCAACATCAGCGCGCCCCTGGTCGCCCTGCGCATCGCCGAGCAGATCGAACGCCGCTTCGCGTTCCGCCGCGCCATGAAGCAGGCCGCCCAGCGCGTGATGGAATCCGGCGCCCGCGGCGTCAAGATCATCCTGTCCGGCCGCCTCGGCGGAGCCGAGCAGGCCCGCACCGAGATGGTCCGCGAAGGCCGCGTGCCCCTGCACACCCTGCGCGCCGACATCGACTACGGTACCGCCCGCGCCGAGACCACCTACGGCAGCCTGGGCATCAAGGTCATGGTATTCACCGGTGAAGTCATCGGCGGCAAGACCGAAACCTACGCCCGTCCCCAGCGCCGCAACGACGAGCGCCGCCGTGAAGACGGTGACCGCCCCAACCGCCGCCGCCCCGCCGCGCGGCGCCGCCCCGGAGGTGAGTGA
- the rplX gene encoding 50S ribosomal protein L24, with translation MPRPSAGSHHNDKLHIKKGDTVIVLSGKHKGKTGKVLLALPRDQKVVVEGVNLVTKNVKPSPANPQGGQEQRELALHASKVSIVDPETGKATRIRKTIVDGKKVRVAVASGKNID, from the coding sequence ATGCCCCGTCCCAGCGCTGGTAGCCACCACAACGACAAGCTGCACATCAAGAAGGGTGACACCGTCATCGTCCTGAGCGGCAAGCACAAGGGCAAGACCGGCAAAGTGCTGCTGGCCCTGCCCCGCGACCAGAAGGTCGTCGTGGAAGGCGTGAACCTCGTCACCAAGAACGTCAAGCCCAGCCCCGCCAACCCGCAGGGCGGCCAGGAACAGCGCGAGCTGGCCCTGCACGCCAGCAAGGTGTCCATCGTGGACCCCGAAACCGGCAAGGCGACCCGCATCCGCAAGACCATCGTGGACGGCAAGAAAGTCCGCGTGGCCGTCGCGAGCGGCAAGAACATCGACTGA
- the rplV gene encoding 50S ribosomal protein L22: MTAPEFRNKKQRKQQQKLRTPGKAVAKYVRISPRKVRLVVDVIRGKSVRDAEDLLRFIPRAASEPVAKVLNSAKHNALHNDEMLEDRLVITAAYVDAGPTLKRLIPRARGSANIIKKRTSHITIIVGEKGNK, encoded by the coding sequence ATGACCGCTCCTGAATTCCGCAACAAGAAGCAGCGCAAGCAGCAGCAGAAGCTGCGCACGCCCGGCAAGGCCGTCGCCAAGTACGTCCGCATCAGCCCCCGCAAGGTGCGCCTGGTGGTTGACGTGATCCGCGGCAAGAGCGTCCGTGACGCCGAAGACCTGCTGCGCTTCATCCCCCGCGCCGCCAGCGAACCCGTCGCGAAAGTCCTGAACAGCGCCAAGCACAACGCGCTGCACAACGACGAGATGCTCGAGGACCGCCTGGTCATCACCGCCGCGTACGTGGACGCCGGCCCCACCCTCAAGCGCCTGATTCCCCGCGCCCGTGGCAGCGCGAACATCATCAAGAAGCGCACCAGCCACATCACCATCATCGTGGGCGAGAAGGGGAACAAGTAA